In Paralcaligenes sp. KSB-10, the following are encoded in one genomic region:
- a CDS encoding arsenate reductase ArsC — protein sequence MPDKTFNVLVLCTGNSARSVMAEALFNALGKGRFRAYSAGSHPTGKVNLFAVERCEAIGYDVSNLRSKSWGEFAAPDAPKMDFVITVCDQAAGETCPIWPGAPMTAHWGFEDPAAFEGSDEEKRKFFNKVFRQIMARVSQFVNLPLHVLDRNAIQKEMRAIGQQPVEPQE from the coding sequence ATGCCTGACAAAACCTTCAATGTGTTGGTGCTTTGCACCGGTAACTCGGCCCGCAGCGTTATGGCCGAAGCGCTTTTTAATGCCCTTGGCAAAGGGCGTTTTCGCGCCTATAGCGCGGGCAGCCACCCCACGGGCAAGGTCAATCTCTTTGCTGTCGAGCGATGCGAGGCGATTGGCTACGACGTCTCGAACCTGCGCAGCAAAAGCTGGGGGGAGTTTGCGGCGCCCGATGCGCCCAAAATGGATTTTGTCATTACGGTTTGCGATCAGGCAGCAGGAGAAACATGCCCCATCTGGCCAGGGGCGCCCATGACGGCGCATTGGGGATTTGAGGATCCTGCCGCGTTTGAAGGCAGTGACGAAGAAAAACGCAAGTTTTTCAACAAGGTATTTCGACAGATCATGGCTCGCGTCAGTCAGTTTGTGAACCTGCCGCTGCATGTTCTTGATCGTAACGCCATCCAGAAGGAGATGCGGGCAATCGGCCAACAGCCCGTGGAACCCCAGGAATGA
- a CDS encoding amino acid ABC transporter ATP-binding protein, with amino-acid sequence MNMHPRGTRVRLEHVSKSYGHVAVLHDIDLEAPGGMTTCIVGPSGSGKSTLLRCANLMERPQAGRILLDDLDITAPGVDIDKVRTRIGMVFQHFHLFSHLSVLDNVSLALRKVRAMKRDQAEEIARAKLLAVGLNGFEARRPEDLSGGQQQRVAIARSLAMEPEVMLFDEATSALDPELVKGVLAVMRDLARAGMTMIVVTHEMRFAREVAGQVVFMDGGHILEQGPPDKFFDHPSHPRLRHFLEQVL; translated from the coding sequence ATGAACATGCATCCACGCGGCACCCGTGTCCGCCTAGAACACGTGAGCAAGTCGTACGGGCACGTCGCCGTGCTGCACGACATCGATCTTGAAGCACCCGGTGGCATGACGACCTGCATCGTCGGCCCGTCCGGTTCGGGCAAGTCCACGCTGTTGCGCTGCGCCAACCTGATGGAGCGCCCGCAAGCCGGCCGCATCTTGCTGGACGACCTCGACATCACCGCGCCCGGCGTCGATATCGACAAGGTACGCACGCGAATCGGTATGGTGTTCCAGCATTTTCATCTGTTCTCGCACCTCAGTGTGCTCGACAACGTCAGCCTCGCCCTGCGCAAGGTGCGCGCCATGAAAAGAGATCAGGCAGAGGAGATCGCGCGCGCCAAGCTGCTGGCGGTTGGTCTGAACGGATTCGAGGCGCGCCGCCCCGAGGACCTTTCCGGCGGACAGCAGCAACGCGTGGCCATTGCGCGTTCGCTCGCGATGGAGCCCGAGGTGATGCTGTTCGACGAAGCCACCTCCGCGCTCGACCCCGAGCTCGTCAAGGGGGTGCTCGCTGTCATGCGCGACCTTGCCCGGGCCGGCATGACCATGATCGTGGTGACGCACGAGATGCGCTTCGCGCGCGAGGTCGCCGGCCAGGTAGTGTTCATGGACGGCGGGCACATCCTCGAGCAGGGGCCGCCGGACAAATTCTTCGACCACCCGAGCCATCCGCGTTTGCGCCATTTTCTGGAGCAGGTTCTCTGA
- a CDS encoding acetyl/propionyl/methylcrotonyl-CoA carboxylase subunit alpha: MYSKVLVANRGAIASKLIRVLRGMGISSVAVYSDADKDLPYISMADEAYHLGGPAPRDSYLNQEALLNVARTARVDAIHPGYGFLSEDDSFARKVVEAGFAFIGPSPKWIELMGDKTKAREYMRSRGMPMSRSSPVFSTPGQDALDAARSIGYPVLIKPAHGGGGIGMVAVHEEAQLLKGLVQAQSVSQRSFGNSDIYLESLFPCPRHIEFQVLADRYGNAMHLFERDCSIQRRHQKIIEEAFAPNVSRDEISNIAKGIADIFNEIGYDVIGTVEMLRDQSGRFQFLEVNARLQVEHAVTEAITGVNLIEAQIRLSSGAKLKDVIPEPVTPKGHAIELRLYAEDPVKFFPSVGTLQKFSIPKMNNVEIETGYQEGSVVSPYYDPLLAKIIGRGETREETIATLIEATQCIEIQGIKSNLSFLERILKSEEFCSGTIHTGFVDDFRKRCTVNA, from the coding sequence TTGTATTCCAAAGTTTTGGTAGCGAATCGAGGCGCAATTGCTTCGAAACTCATAAGGGTATTGCGCGGCATGGGCATAAGCTCTGTCGCGGTTTACTCGGATGCTGACAAAGATCTTCCCTACATATCGATGGCCGACGAGGCATATCATCTCGGCGGGCCTGCTCCACGGGATAGTTATTTGAATCAGGAGGCGCTTCTGAATGTGGCTCGTACTGCGCGTGTAGATGCCATCCATCCTGGTTATGGTTTTTTGTCGGAAGACGATTCATTCGCACGCAAAGTGGTTGAGGCTGGCTTTGCCTTTATCGGACCAAGCCCCAAGTGGATCGAACTGATGGGGGACAAGACGAAAGCGCGTGAATATATGCGGTCCCGTGGCATGCCAATGTCCCGGAGTTCCCCTGTATTCTCTACGCCCGGGCAGGATGCATTGGATGCTGCACGTTCAATTGGCTATCCCGTACTGATAAAGCCAGCTCACGGCGGGGGCGGTATTGGTATGGTCGCCGTTCATGAGGAAGCGCAATTATTGAAAGGGCTTGTACAGGCGCAGTCTGTTTCGCAACGCAGCTTCGGCAACTCGGATATATATTTGGAGTCCCTTTTTCCATGTCCGCGCCATATTGAATTTCAAGTCCTTGCTGATCGATACGGCAATGCAATGCATCTCTTTGAGCGTGACTGCTCCATACAGCGTCGTCATCAAAAAATAATAGAAGAGGCCTTCGCCCCAAACGTGTCAAGGGACGAAATCAGCAATATTGCGAAGGGGATAGCCGATATCTTCAATGAAATCGGCTATGACGTCATTGGCACTGTTGAGATGCTTAGAGATCAGAGCGGGCGTTTCCAGTTCCTGGAGGTTAATGCGCGACTCCAAGTCGAGCATGCAGTGACGGAAGCCATAACGGGTGTCAATCTCATTGAAGCCCAGATTCGTCTGTCTTCTGGCGCCAAATTAAAGGATGTCATCCCCGAGCCGGTGACGCCGAAAGGACACGCCATTGAGCTTCGCTTATATGCTGAAGACCCTGTCAAATTTTTCCCCTCGGTAGGTACGCTTCAAAAATTCTCGATACCTAAAATGAATAATGTAGAGATTGAAACAGGATATCAAGAAGGCAGTGTTGTATCGCCGTATTACGACCCGCTTCTCGCAAAGATAATTGGCCGCGGCGAGACCCGGGAAGAAACCATCGCAACACTGATTGAGGCAACTCAATGTATCGAAATACAAGGGATCAAATCGAATCTCAGTTTTCTCGAACGAATCTTGAAATCAGAGGAATTCTGTTCCGGCACAATTCACACCGGATTTGTGGATGATTTCAGAAAGCGCTGCACAGTTAATGCTTGA
- a CDS encoding PLP-dependent aminotransferase family protein produces the protein MPRHPQAVDLPPIGGLDRKSGHLGRQLTHALREAIHSGNLKPGDLLPSTRRLAQALDIARGTVLEAYEQLIAEGFFDAQPRAGTRVASSLTPSRSAAGGSQKPMANATPTALPAPAVAFAKVAEQFKPLPPVPFAVSVPTGPAAPDETWRRLGNRIRARGPGAPSGYDDPQGVKALREAVAGYVRRSRSVHCGAEQVIITTGTQQGLYVACQVLLGATDVAWVEDPAYRGITAILESIGRQDRVVRVPVDDAGINVEAGVAMAKQACAAFVTPSHQYPLGMPMSMGRRNALLAWASESGAWIVEDDYDSELRYAGHPFPSLQGLAPDRVVYLGTFSKILFPSLRLGYAIVPDALVPAFCGARVLMDRHTPSADQHVLAAFITEGYLDRHIRRIRGVYADRRSQLLGMLGRWIPKDLGWLQPSDQGMHLVLWLARGIDDVLLASRAVEAGVAVRAVSPMYSTGNGRSGLVLGLGGFSNEQMEAAVRILAAIITSMRKAEPRIQAAS, from the coding sequence ATGCCGCGACATCCCCAAGCTGTGGATTTGCCGCCCATTGGCGGCCTGGACCGTAAAAGCGGGCATCTTGGCCGCCAATTGACGCACGCTTTGCGCGAGGCAATACATTCGGGCAACTTGAAGCCTGGCGATCTTCTGCCTTCGACCCGCCGGCTAGCCCAGGCGCTCGATATCGCGCGCGGCACTGTCCTGGAGGCGTACGAACAACTGATCGCCGAGGGATTTTTCGACGCACAACCAAGGGCAGGCACCCGGGTCGCTTCTTCATTGACCCCATCTCGGTCCGCCGCCGGCGGTTCGCAAAAGCCGATGGCAAACGCGACACCCACTGCGCTTCCCGCGCCTGCCGTCGCCTTCGCCAAAGTCGCGGAGCAATTCAAGCCGCTCCCGCCGGTACCCTTTGCTGTTTCGGTTCCCACAGGCCCGGCGGCGCCCGATGAAACGTGGCGACGACTGGGCAACCGCATCCGCGCCCGAGGGCCGGGCGCGCCCTCGGGCTATGATGATCCTCAAGGTGTCAAGGCCCTCCGGGAAGCTGTGGCTGGGTATGTACGGAGGTCGCGTTCAGTGCACTGCGGTGCTGAGCAAGTCATCATCACGACGGGGACCCAGCAAGGGTTGTATGTCGCCTGCCAAGTGCTACTGGGCGCTACCGACGTCGCCTGGGTGGAAGACCCTGCCTATCGTGGCATAACGGCGATTCTCGAAAGCATAGGGCGACAGGATCGCGTGGTGCGCGTTCCCGTCGACGATGCCGGGATTAACGTCGAGGCGGGCGTGGCAATGGCAAAGCAGGCGTGTGCTGCATTCGTCACCCCTTCGCATCAATACCCCCTGGGAATGCCGATGAGCATGGGGCGCAGGAATGCGCTGCTGGCTTGGGCGAGCGAGAGCGGCGCCTGGATTGTGGAGGACGACTACGACAGCGAGCTGCGCTATGCCGGCCATCCGTTTCCTTCACTGCAAGGGCTTGCACCGGATCGCGTCGTCTACCTCGGCACCTTCAGCAAGATCCTGTTTCCGTCGCTGCGCCTTGGCTATGCCATCGTTCCGGACGCTTTGGTGCCCGCCTTCTGCGGTGCGCGTGTGTTGATGGACAGGCATACGCCAAGCGCTGACCAACATGTCCTTGCCGCTTTCATCACCGAAGGCTATCTAGATCGGCATATCCGACGCATTCGCGGTGTGTACGCCGACCGGCGAAGCCAGTTGTTAGGGATGCTCGGTCGATGGATTCCCAAGGATCTTGGATGGCTGCAGCCTAGCGATCAGGGTATGCACCTGGTGCTCTGGCTCGCGCGCGGTATCGATGACGTCCTGCTGGCGTCACGCGCAGTGGAGGCCGGGGTGGCTGTGCGTGCCGTGTCTCCAATGTATTCGACAGGCAATGGCCGCTCAGGCCTGGTGCTTGGCTTAGGTGGATTCAGCAATGAGCAGATGGAGGCAGCGGTTCGGATCCTTGCTGCAATCATCACGTCGATGAGAAAGGCCGAGCCGCGCATACAGGCTGCTTCGTGA
- a CDS encoding amino acid ABC transporter permease has product MLHGLHQIFSTFFDPTLIFNAMPQLLAVGLPNTLFLSVFASAIGITLALLVAVGLLSEQRWVRLPCRAYVDVLRGLPHILTVYLIGQGLPLAGLSIFGGNTYGYAALAIGLIESAYFAEIFRAGFQGVERGQVEAARSTGMTKLQTMCYIIIPQGARRVLPPLTGQFILVIKATSLVFLLGLTASQREMFALAQDGAINNANLSPLTAAGLIYLALTIPTTYAINAWDRRLRGGRTIRPIGSE; this is encoded by the coding sequence ATGCTTCACGGACTGCACCAGATCTTTTCAACTTTTTTCGATCCGACCCTGATCTTCAATGCGATGCCGCAGCTGCTCGCGGTCGGTCTGCCGAACACACTGTTTCTGTCGGTGTTCGCCAGTGCTATCGGGATCACGCTGGCGCTATTGGTGGCGGTCGGCCTGTTGTCGGAGCAGCGTTGGGTACGCCTGCCGTGCCGCGCGTATGTCGACGTTCTGCGGGGGCTGCCGCATATTCTCACCGTCTACCTGATCGGGCAGGGCCTGCCGCTTGCCGGCCTGAGTATCTTCGGAGGCAACACATACGGCTATGCGGCGCTGGCGATCGGACTCATCGAGAGCGCCTATTTCGCCGAGATCTTCCGTGCCGGCTTCCAGGGTGTCGAGCGTGGGCAGGTCGAAGCGGCGCGCAGCACTGGCATGACCAAGCTCCAGACCATGTGCTACATCATTATCCCGCAAGGCGCGCGGCGCGTGTTGCCGCCACTCACCGGCCAGTTCATTCTGGTCATCAAGGCCACGTCGCTTGTGTTTCTGCTGGGCCTGACGGCATCGCAGCGCGAGATGTTCGCACTGGCGCAGGACGGCGCGATCAATAACGCCAACCTGTCGCCGTTGACGGCCGCGGGCCTGATTTATCTCGCCCTGACGATTCCTACAACCTACGCAATCAACGCCTGGGACCGCCGGCTTCGCGGCGGCCGCACAATCCGACCGATTGGATCCGAATGA
- a CDS encoding ABC transporter substrate-binding protein → MTWMRIFAAWALALAACIQAPAAVAGPLELITPGLLKVAYRTDDKPVSFLQDGKPTGFMVELMNAVAGRMGLKVTYISTTFAAMVPAVRNHQYDTAAFGVLVTAKRQAVVNFSTAVGYGQAQLVSRKSAPLATLKDAAGKTVAITTGSALIPLLQKIAPKVSIKEFPNIASSTNALRAGQVDGLFTGNATAERVITQHPELTATETVESDANGIPIAKDRPELLAAFNKALASVMTDGTYGKLFAKWNPSGVRIPERMFTDYPGMPRPAVK, encoded by the coding sequence ATGACATGGATGCGCATCTTCGCGGCTTGGGCTCTTGCGCTGGCGGCCTGCATACAGGCGCCTGCGGCAGTGGCGGGCCCCCTCGAACTCATTACGCCGGGCCTGCTGAAGGTGGCCTATCGTACGGACGACAAGCCCGTCTCTTTCCTTCAGGACGGCAAGCCCACCGGATTCATGGTGGAGTTGATGAATGCGGTTGCCGGCCGCATGGGCCTGAAGGTGACTTACATCTCGACGACTTTCGCCGCCATGGTGCCGGCGGTCAGAAACCATCAATACGACACCGCAGCCTTCGGCGTGCTGGTGACCGCGAAGCGCCAGGCGGTCGTGAACTTCTCCACCGCGGTCGGCTACGGCCAGGCGCAGTTGGTGAGCCGCAAGAGCGCGCCGCTGGCCACGCTGAAAGACGCCGCCGGCAAGACGGTCGCGATCACCACCGGCAGCGCCTTGATCCCCTTGCTGCAAAAGATTGCGCCGAAGGTGTCGATCAAGGAATTTCCCAACATCGCGTCAAGCACGAACGCCTTAAGGGCCGGGCAGGTGGATGGCCTGTTCACCGGCAATGCCACGGCGGAACGTGTCATCACGCAGCACCCTGAACTGACGGCAACGGAAACCGTCGAGAGCGACGCCAATGGAATACCGATAGCCAAGGATCGCCCCGAGCTGCTGGCCGCGTTTAACAAGGCCCTTGCGTCGGTGATGACCGACGGTACCTATGGCAAGCTGTTCGCGAAGTGGAATCCGTCGGGGGTGCGTATTCCCGAACGTATGTTCACCGACTATCCTGGCATGCCCCGGCCTGCAGTTAAATAA
- a CDS encoding FMN-binding negative transcriptional regulator, with product MYVPTHFDEPRAEVLHDLIRQHPFGTLITHGASGLAANHIPFELNPQQGDRGVLNAHVARANSVWEDVSDGDEVLVVFRAADAYVSPNWYPSKHEFHKQVPTWNYIVAHAHGRITIRDDEQFVRGLVARLTRTHEASQPAPWKMTDSSKEYIDTMLKAIVGLEIQITRLVGKSKLSQNKEVRDIRGAGEALKAQGDLIIGNAMLICADAKSP from the coding sequence ATGTATGTACCCACCCATTTCGATGAGCCTCGTGCGGAAGTGCTGCATGACCTCATCAGGCAACATCCTTTTGGAACACTGATCACGCACGGCGCAAGTGGACTGGCTGCCAACCATATTCCCTTTGAACTCAACCCTCAGCAGGGTGACAGGGGTGTGTTGAATGCTCATGTGGCACGCGCCAACTCCGTGTGGGAGGACGTATCCGATGGCGATGAGGTACTGGTGGTCTTTCGGGCCGCCGATGCCTATGTTTCGCCCAATTGGTATCCATCCAAGCATGAATTCCACAAGCAGGTACCCACCTGGAATTACATCGTGGCCCACGCCCACGGACGCATCACCATCCGCGACGACGAGCAGTTCGTGCGCGGCCTGGTTGCCCGCCTGACCCGAACCCATGAGGCGTCACAGCCGGCGCCATGGAAAATGACGGACAGCTCCAAGGAGTACATTGACACGATGCTCAAGGCCATCGTGGGTCTGGAAATCCAAATCACCCGCCTTGTTGGCAAGTCGAAACTAAGCCAAAACAAGGAGGTTCGCGACATACGCGGCGCCGGCGAGGCGCTCAAGGCCCAAGGTGATCTTATAATTGGCAATGCCATGCTGATTTGTGCCGACGCCAAGTCGCCATGA
- a CDS encoding LysR family transcriptional regulator encodes MNIRALRIFRLVVSEGSLAAAAEAMNLSPPAASRLISLLEAEIRLQLFHRSRRRLQLTAQGQAFYREAEHILAGFDEIPRIAAAIRTEAKGRLRLVTAPRIGRGIVAPALALFSREHPGIRASVDEQSRFGIEAQMGTRLYDLGIISLPVSHPFVEIENHPLFQVRMEALLPETHPLADKPSLTAADLAAEPLLGLWPGQPWRQQVDDFLRSGGARPEYAIETRSSLMACQLVREGAGVAILDRLCAQAIDLRGLVIRPLVPARWILFGYIHQLRQPPSDNASAFLDCVRRSVEAFRARSVENADAVVPLWTGGAGANGVI; translated from the coding sequence GTGAACATCCGAGCGCTACGCATTTTTCGTCTGGTGGTCAGCGAAGGCTCGCTCGCGGCGGCCGCCGAGGCCATGAATCTCAGCCCTCCCGCCGCCAGCCGCCTGATCTCCTTATTGGAAGCCGAAATCCGGCTACAGTTGTTTCATCGCTCGCGCAGGCGCCTGCAGCTGACGGCGCAGGGCCAGGCGTTCTACCGCGAGGCCGAGCATATCCTGGCCGGGTTCGACGAAATTCCGCGCATCGCGGCCGCCATCCGCACCGAGGCCAAGGGCCGGCTGCGGCTGGTGACGGCGCCGCGCATCGGCCGCGGCATCGTCGCGCCCGCCCTAGCGCTCTTTTCCCGCGAACATCCAGGCATCCGCGCCTCGGTCGACGAACAGTCGCGTTTCGGCATTGAGGCGCAGATGGGCACGCGCCTGTACGATCTTGGCATCATCTCCCTGCCGGTGAGCCACCCTTTCGTCGAAATCGAGAACCATCCGCTATTCCAGGTGCGAATGGAGGCCTTGCTGCCGGAGACGCATCCGCTCGCCGACAAGCCGTCGCTGACGGCCGCGGATCTGGCGGCCGAGCCCCTGCTGGGTTTGTGGCCCGGGCAACCCTGGCGCCAGCAAGTGGACGACTTCCTGCGCTCCGGCGGGGCCAGGCCCGAATACGCGATCGAGACACGGTCGTCATTGATGGCCTGCCAACTGGTGCGCGAGGGTGCCGGGGTGGCCATCCTCGATCGTTTGTGCGCCCAGGCCATCGATCTGCGCGGCCTGGTGATCCGCCCGCTGGTGCCCGCACGCTGGATCCTGTTCGGCTACATCCACCAGTTGCGCCAGCCGCCCAGCGACAATGCGAGCGCCTTCCTGGACTGCGTACGCCGCAGCGTCGAGGCCTTCAGGGCGCGCTCAGTCGAGAATGCGGACGCTGTTGTACCGCTGTGGACGGGCGGTGCCGGGGCGAATGGCGTGATCTGA
- a CDS encoding lyase family protein has product MTCTSAVVRPSTADIQNLFAQRSHWQSWLEIEAVLAETQAGLGMIPPSAAQEIGRKANFEHIDATALAADIGRTRAPIVSLVRALARACEGDAGGYVHWGATTQNVMLTARTLLMRRAHEAFMTKLGDVLFKLADLAELGTDMLTAGRTNFRHGLPITFGFKAAAWIEEFLRHRQRFEGAESRVFASLWGGALGAMHASGDQGAELNRRLSARLGLTPLAVPSRAGTDYIAEYILLLALFSATCSKIARDLYILMADEIGEVYENQGDEVIGSSTMPNKVNPKVVVGVIALAARLRALTPLALEAMQPTHEGDAANNQMLYTLIDQACPLAYELVCAMDELLTCLELEPDNMRRNVAFSGQAMAAENAMMILAPALGRTQAYERVKHAIAETARRGVLLADLLLEDASVRGAVDEAALRAALDPAAYTGCSAEMARTMAAAARSAAAALTARCGPD; this is encoded by the coding sequence ATGACATGTACTTCTGCCGTCGTGCGACCGTCGACCGCCGACATCCAAAACCTGTTCGCCCAGCGCAGCCACTGGCAGTCCTGGCTCGAGATCGAGGCCGTGCTTGCCGAAACCCAGGCCGGCCTCGGCATGATTCCGCCGAGCGCGGCGCAAGAGATCGGACGCAAGGCGAACTTCGAGCACATCGACGCGACCGCGCTGGCGGCCGACATAGGCCGCACCCGGGCCCCCATCGTGTCGCTCGTGCGAGCGCTGGCGCGGGCCTGTGAAGGCGATGCGGGCGGCTACGTGCATTGGGGCGCAACCACGCAGAACGTGATGCTGACCGCGCGCACCTTGCTGATGCGCCGGGCGCACGAGGCCTTCATGACGAAGTTGGGCGACGTGCTGTTCAAACTGGCGGACCTGGCGGAGCTCGGCACCGACATGCTCACGGCCGGGCGCACCAACTTCCGCCATGGCTTGCCAATTACCTTCGGCTTCAAGGCGGCCGCATGGATCGAAGAGTTCCTGCGCCACCGGCAACGCTTCGAGGGCGCCGAATCGCGTGTCTTCGCCTCGCTGTGGGGCGGCGCCCTGGGCGCCATGCACGCGTCCGGCGACCAGGGTGCGGAACTGAACCGCCGCCTGTCGGCACGTCTGGGCCTGACACCGCTCGCGGTGCCCTCGCGGGCAGGCACCGACTACATCGCGGAGTACATCCTGCTGCTCGCGCTGTTCAGCGCAACCTGCTCCAAGATCGCCAGGGACCTGTACATCCTGATGGCCGACGAAATCGGCGAAGTCTACGAAAATCAGGGCGATGAGGTTATCGGCTCCAGCACGATGCCCAACAAGGTCAATCCGAAGGTGGTGGTCGGTGTGATCGCGCTGGCGGCCCGCTTGCGCGCCTTGACGCCGCTGGCGCTGGAAGCGATGCAACCCACGCATGAAGGAGACGCAGCCAACAACCAGATGCTGTACACGCTCATCGACCAGGCGTGCCCCCTGGCCTACGAGCTGGTCTGCGCCATGGACGAGCTGCTGACCTGCCTGGAGTTGGAACCGGATAATATGCGCCGGAACGTGGCGTTTTCGGGCCAGGCCATGGCTGCGGAAAACGCAATGATGATCCTCGCTCCCGCGCTCGGGCGGACGCAGGCCTATGAGCGGGTCAAGCATGCGATCGCCGAGACGGCGCGGCGCGGCGTCCTTTTGGCCGACCTGTTGCTGGAAGACGCGTCGGTTCGCGGCGCGGTCGACGAGGCGGCCCTTCGCGCGGCCCTGGACCCGGCCGCGTACACGGGCTGCAGCGCAGAGATGGCGCGAACCATGGCCGCCGCCGCGCGCAGCGCCGCCGCCGCACTGACTGCGCGTTGCGGCCCGGATTGA
- the arsB gene encoding ACR3 family arsenite efflux transporter, whose translation MNSIAQVPTVSQGGGISFFERYLTVWVVLCIVAGILSGQSMPGVFQGIAALEVAQVNLPVCLLIWVMIIPMLIKIDFGAMGQVASHWRGMGVTLFVNWLVKPFSMALLAWIFVRHLFAGWLPADQLDSYVAGLILLAAAPCTAMVFVWSQLCKGDPYFTLSQVALNDAIMIVAFAPVVALLLGLSSISVPWNTLIASVALYIIVPVLIAQAIRKVLLARGEATYRHMVGALGPYSIVALLATLVLLFSFQGNAIVEKPLIILLLAVPILIQVVLNSSLAYYLNRRFGVAHCVAGPSALIGASNFFELAVATAISLFGFQSGAALATVVGVLIEVPIMLALVGVFNRSRHWYEAKSALAERRSG comes from the coding sequence ATGAATTCAATAGCACAAGTCCCCACCGTATCGCAGGGCGGCGGCATTAGTTTCTTTGAGCGCTACCTTACTGTTTGGGTGGTCCTGTGTATCGTTGCCGGTATTTTGTCAGGCCAGTCGATGCCAGGCGTGTTTCAAGGCATCGCCGCGCTAGAGGTGGCGCAAGTCAATTTGCCGGTATGTCTGCTGATCTGGGTCATGATCATCCCTATGCTGATCAAGATTGATTTCGGCGCAATGGGTCAGGTGGCAAGCCACTGGCGCGGCATGGGAGTAACACTATTTGTAAACTGGCTGGTGAAGCCCTTTTCGATGGCGCTGCTGGCCTGGATTTTCGTGCGTCATTTGTTTGCCGGCTGGCTACCTGCCGATCAGCTCGACAGTTACGTGGCGGGGCTGATTCTGCTGGCTGCCGCGCCCTGCACCGCAATGGTGTTTGTCTGGTCACAGCTGTGCAAGGGCGATCCGTATTTCACACTATCGCAAGTAGCGTTGAACGATGCCATCATGATCGTGGCGTTTGCGCCTGTCGTTGCACTGTTGCTCGGGCTATCCTCGATTTCGGTGCCATGGAATACGCTCATCGCCTCCGTAGCGCTTTACATCATTGTTCCGGTCTTAATCGCTCAGGCCATACGCAAGGTGTTGCTTGCCAGAGGCGAGGCGACGTATCGGCACATGGTCGGCGCCTTGGGCCCGTACTCCATTGTCGCGCTTCTGGCCACGCTTGTTCTGCTGTTCAGCTTCCAGGGTAACGCCATCGTTGAAAAGCCGCTGATCATACTATTGCTGGCGGTCCCGATCCTGATTCAGGTCGTGCTGAATTCGAGCCTGGCTTATTACCTGAACCGCCGATTTGGCGTGGCCCATTGTGTTGCGGGCCCATCCGCCCTGATCGGCGCCAGCAATTTCTTCGAGCTGGCTGTGGCCACGGCTATTAGTCTGTTCGGTTTTCAATCCGGTGCCGCGCTCGCTACCGTGGTCGGCGTGCTCATTGAAGTGCCGATCATGCTAGCCCTGGTTGGCGTCTTCAATCGCTCACGCCATTGGTATGAAGCAAAGAGCGCGCTAGCGGAACGCCGGTCGGGCTGA
- a CDS encoding helix-turn-helix transcriptional regulator has protein sequence METNNAIEALAALAHSVRLSVFRTLVQAGPEGLPAGRIAELMGIPASSLSFHLKELHRAGLLASRQDGRSIIYSTRYQTMNELLGYLTENCCGGNPCSPISNCGTIVESSS, from the coding sequence ATGGAAACGAATAACGCTATCGAGGCGCTTGCCGCCCTGGCCCATTCAGTTCGCCTGTCGGTCTTTCGCACTCTGGTGCAAGCAGGGCCAGAGGGCTTGCCCGCGGGCCGTATCGCCGAGTTGATGGGCATACCCGCCTCATCATTGTCATTTCATCTGAAGGAACTGCACCGGGCGGGATTGCTCGCCAGTCGTCAGGACGGGCGGTCCATCATTTACTCGACGCGCTACCAGACGATGAATGAGCTGCTTGGCTACCTTACGGAGAACTGCTGCGGCGGCAACCCGTGCTCTCCAATAAGCAACTGTGGCACCATCGTGGAGTCCTCATCATGA